The genomic window TTTATAATCAAGCTGGTATTGTTCGCAGAGTTCAAGGAGTTCCTTTTTTGAAAAGCAATTCAGGACTATATTATCCTCCACCGTTTTAATTACTAAACCATGATCCAATAATGCTTTCCTTGTCTCTTTGATATTGATGCCAAAATTCCTTAATTTATAGGAGGTTAGATGCGGTAAACTTCCGCCACCCAATTCAATGACCGTAAAGAGATGGGCGTGCCTTGAAGTATGGGATACCTAAGTGGTTGAAAATATCACCTCTGCGAGCCTAAATCCTCGTAGAGAAGTTTGTACCTATGCGTATACAATGGAGTAATCCGTGTGCGGAGAAGGATAGCGTATTCCCGTGAGGGGTATGACGGAGTTACGAGGTACAGACGACCTTTTGGGGTGTATGAATATGGCGTGTTAGTTCGTGCCAACTGCCCTTTCTCAGTAAAGCACTGACAAATGTCCTTGTTGGAGATGTCAAAAAAAAAAGACCTGGTGAAAACATCTCTGGATAATGCGTTTGAACATACATCACGAAGGGAAAAGGGGAAATCCAGTACTTAAGGAAAAGGCTTACTTCCTATGAGAGAAACTCCTCCAATTCCCATAAACCACCTTCACAGGATAACCCCTTTCAAAAATGCCGTGCACCCAGACGTGGCGCTTCCGGCAGAAAGCCGGGCGGCCAAAAAGGTCATCCGGGTAAAGCCCGTGTCATGGCCTTGCCAAGCCATGTCTCTCAAACCATTCATCACAAACCCCAATCCTGCAAGCATTGTGGCATCTCTTTCTGTGAATCTCACGAAAGTGTTCCCGCCCAAAAACGCCAGGTATGGGAAATCCCAGAAATCAAACCATCGGTTGTCGAACATGTCTTCTATAGAACAACCTGCTCGTGCGGACACAAAAACCGTCCTGACGTCCCTGAATGGATCTACTCAGGTACAGGGGAAAACCTCCAGGCGCTTATCGCTTACCTGACCGTTGAAGGAAAACTCTCACGGCGCACTCTCCAGAGTATCCTGGAGAACGTCTTCCACGTACCCCCTCTGTGTCAATAATAGTTGGACACTTTACCTCATATAGTTTAGTGTAGGGCGTAAAGGAGAAAAACTATGAAAAACAGGAGTACAATAAGTTTGAAGACAAATAACACGCCAGGGGAAACGGAAGGAGCCCGTAGGGCGACTGGAGTTTCCCCTGGCGGCGCAATTCAAAGCGATCATTTTCCTGACCCTGAGGTAACCGAGAAGGCTGTTCGGAGGAAATTCACCGCGAAATACAAACTCCGCATCCTTCAAGAGGCGGAAGTCTGTGCCACACAGGGTCAAATGGGGGCGCTTTTACGCCGTGAAGGACTCTATTCGTCCAACCTCACTACATGGCGTCGTCAACAGAAGAAAGGCGCCCTGGAAACGCTTTCCCCAAAACATCGCGGCCCAAAGGCGAAAAATATCACTCCCTCCGATCGTCGTATTGCTGAACTGGAAAAGGAAAACTGTCAGCTGAAAGAGAAACTCAAACAGGCAGAAACCATTATTGACGTCCAAAAAAAACTCTCGGAAATACTTCGGATACCGCTCGATCCAACCGGAGAGAAAATATGATGCGTGCCGCTGAATCTCTTGCTCAACAGGTGCGTATCAAAAAGGCCTGCAAGGCGCTGGGTATCCCAAGAGCGACTTACTATTACTACCAGAAAGGGAAACATGACCTCGTGGGAAAAAGAGGTTATTCGACTCCTCCACTGGCATTATCTGAGCAAGAACAGCAAGCGGTACTTGATATCTTACATAGTGAACGCTTTATGGATAAGGCCCCGCATGAGATTTATGCAACGTTGCTTGATGAAGGAACCTACCTGTGCTCCACAAGAACCATGTACCGGATCCTTGAAAAACATGGTGAAGTGCATGAAAGAAGAAACCTGGTGCTCAGACCCCATTACCAGAAACCGGAGCTCCTGGCAACGGCCTCCAATCAGGTATGGTCATGGGATATTACAAAACTCAAGGGGCCTGCAAAGTGGACATATTTCTATCTCTATGTCATTCTCGACATCTTCAGCCGTTATGTCGTCGGATGGATGGTTGCATACCGTGAACTGGCCGCATTGGCGCAACGACTTATCGTGGATAGCTGTCAAAAACAGACTATCAGGCCTGAACAACTGGTAATCCACGCTGATCGTGGATCAAGTATGACATCCAAGCCTGTGGCGTTTCTTCTGTCTGATCTGGGAATAACAAAAAGTCATTCTCGTCCTTACGTCAGTAACGACAACCCTTATTCGGAGGCACAGTTTAAAACCCTCAAGTACAGGCCGGATTTCCCGGATACTTTCGGCTCAATTGAGGATGCCAGGGTCTTCTGTAAGAGCTTCTTCACCTGGTACAATACAGAACATCGTCATTCCGGCATCGGTCTCTTGAAACCAGAAGACGTCCACTATGGACGTACGCATCAAATTGTGAAAGAATGAAGTCTTGTCTTAAAAACCGCCTTTGAAAATCACCCTGAACGATTCAAAGAAATTCCCCCTAAACCATCAAGTGCGCCTGTGGCTGCTTGGATTAATAAACCAAAAACGGAATTTACTCTGTGATTAGAGTCTAAATTATTTTTTAAAGTGTCTAATTTCCATTGACATATTCCGCTGCCTATCATCACAATGGCTTTGATGCGGGATAACGATACACTGGAGGACTTTTGTCTGATCTCTATTTAACAACGCTACTAAAAATTTAATCCAGCTGCTAGAGACAACGTATTTCTGGAAAAATCGCCGAAGTCAATATTGTCGTTATTAAAATCATAGTTATAATTGAACTCAGCAAACCACCACTCCTGAGGACTGTACCTTACATTCAAATCGACATTAACGCCATCAATTTTTTCAGTAATTCCAAATGCTTCGTTTTCTTCTAAAAATTTTAGTTTTGAATAACCAACATCAATAAATGCATCAAACCTATCGTGTGTAATGGTATATCTTATTCCAATTGCCAAATAAAGATATGCATTATTATCTGATGCACGCAGTTCTCTAATACTTCTTTCGCCATGTATCTCAATTGATGACACGGGATTAATGGCATATCGATCCCCTAAGACTGTTGTGAGCCCTTTGAAGTCTTCTAAGGTACTATTGCTGTTATAATCCGAAATTCTGTATTCCGTATTTAAATACACTGCATTTTTGGGAGTAATGTTCCATGTAATGTCAAATGGTATATTTTTTCTTATGCTATCATTATTTTCGTTTAAATCATAGCGTTGAACAGTATAAACAAACCCGGAAGAAATCTGTATTGGTAAAAAAGGATAGTTATAATTAGCAAGCGTCCTAATAATGTCGGTATTATAGTCCGAGTCTTCAAATTCTTTTTCTTCATAGCTTACGTCACGGTTTGCATAATGAATCGAAGAATCAAGATTAGGGAAAAAATCGGGAAGATCCAGATCGAAACTTGCGAGGTTTATTATGAATTCTCTCTTTGCAACAAAAGTTTCGAGAGCAAAATCTTCTGTGGGCACTTCTTCAATATTACCAACAAACCTCCTGTTTACTATCCCAGGAATTTCTCTCTTGCTAAGCTGATCACTAACACTAAAATTAAAATCATTTGCAAATCTAAAGTCAAAAGCTGCTTTTACTGATTGATTAATATGATTTTGTTCATCTAACCGCATGTAATCATAAATTTCAGCATTATAGTTGAGATAGGTGCGTGAAAAATCTGACAGAGGCGACGCAAGTTCTATGCCAGCAAGGTGGGAGGTGTAAAAATCTGAAACCTCATCAGCGCTGGAAAAAAACACATTGTCGTCGAAAGTTTCTTTTATTTGATACGATGGACTTATCCCGATTGGTCCAACATGCAAGTCATGATAAAGCATAGATAGCGTATCCATGATGTTAAACCCGGATACGATCGGTAATTCACGCGTTTCTGAATTGTAAGGGCTTAATTCTTCAGATAACACATAAGATTGTCTTAAATATACAAAGAGACACGAAAGGATAGTTACAATAATCAAACAGAATTGTCGGAGATATTTATTCATCATCTATTTTTTGCTATATTCCTTGCTCTTTTCATAGTTTGGCCATTAAAGCTTTTTCTCTCTTTTTCCTGCTTCCCAAGCGAAAACAAATCTTATTAGTATAAGTTTTAAAATTATTTAACAGCCCTTCCCAATTGTAAGAGGGAAAAATTATCAGAGCCAAGAAGTAAAAACAATACTTCTTTTTCCTAAATAATGGGCAGAAAATTTGTTTAAGGTTGATCCAGATTTGTTTTTTCAAGGAATTTAGCGATTTGATTGTATCTTAACAGAAAAGGTTTTTCAAATATAATCCGTTTGCTAAGCGTTATTATTTTTTTGAACCAAATACTGAATTATTTTTTCCTTAAGCCGCTAAGTGCTCATTGAAGTAAAACAACCGATACAATTTTGAAATTCCTGCATATCAAGATTACTCTCAAAAAAATTCTGTTTAAATCTTCACTGAAAGGAGGAATTAATCTATTGGGAATGTATGTACATTGTTACTATTTTCATTTTTAACGTAATTTGAATTTCAGAAACCTGAAAAAGGCAAACCATTCGAAAGGATGGGACGCAAAGCCACTGGCCTAAATCTCAAATGTTGAGATATGGTAGCGGGTTGCCAGGCAAATATAGTATCTCCTTAACGAGCTGTATTTGCATGGCATTATATGCATGAAAGGAGATATAATATCTGACATAATTAAGTAGACTTTTTCCAACCAATACGCTATGCTAACGGCATGGCATATGGGTATAGCATTGATCATGCTACGCTTGAGATTATGAGAATGACCGCAGTGCGCATGGTAAAACGAGGCATCCGTGTCGAAGATATTGCAGAGGGCATGAGATTGAATCGTTCTACCGTGTTTGGATGGCTCCAAAAATATCGCCAGCATGGTCTTAACCCGACTTTCGCAATTCGAGGGGTATGCAACCCGCTAAGCCAGGGAAATCAAGGAGTCATGTAAAAAGGTCGGCACTACAGACCGACCTGTCCGGATGCGTAAACCTTGGGCGGCGGTTGTTCAGGAAGCGTCAATCCCAACTGCGCCAAAAGGAGTAAAACGTCCTTCTCCGGCTGGGTATAACGGCTCATGACAATATGACAGCCATCCATGGTCGGTAAATGAACGTCTATCATTTGAATGCCCGACAGTTTTTCCAAAATCGCTTCAGACGTCAGCCCGCCGGCTCTCCCCCGCGCAAGATTGCGCAGCGTCGTGTGGAGACAAAAAGCCAAAAAGGAGACAAAGATATGGGCTTCAATTCTCCGTTCCAGTTGGTGCCATAGGGGACGGAGGGAAAGAGACCCCTTCAAGTCCTTAAATGCCTGTTCTATCCGCGTCAACAGCAAATAGTTTTCCCAGACGGTTTCTGGCGCGGTGGCCTGCATGTTGGAACGAAGCAAATAACGCCCCTCGCGCCGATACGCCTGCCTCAGGCGTTCCCGATCCAAACTGAACCGGAACGTATTCTCATTGACCGGTTCCTGCGGTTTGGGAATGGAGATCGTGACCAGTCTGTAGTCTCGTCCGGCTTCTTTCTTTAACGCGCCAATATGCATGAGCAGGTCATCGCGCGTGAGGGCTTTTCGATTGCGAAGTTCGCGCAGACCCATCCACAAACGTCTGAGTCTGCGCCTACGCATGGCACGCTCCTTAGACACCCGGTCATGGCTTTCCACGTAAACGTAAAACTCCGATTCCTGCCGAAGAACTTTCACGCGGACGCTCTCCCTCGCCCGCATCCAGGTTTGTTCGAGCAGCGGTTTTTCTACTCTCGTCAAATGCCCCTTCGGAGTCCCAACCAAATAATCAATCCCGCGCTCACGCATCTTTTCCAACATCTCCTCCGTTGGAATACCGCGATCCATAAGCCAGGTGCGCCGGAATTTCCCATACTGCTTTTCAATCCGATCCAGAAATTCCTCCAGCGTTGCGGTGTCTCTGGTATTGCCCGGATACACTTCGTAGGCCACGGGAAATCCTTCCGGCGTTAACACCAATGCCACTACCACCTGCACGCAATCCGAACGTTTGTCCCGGCTATATCCAAACCGTTTCTTACTCCCCGATCCAGTCGGAGGTGGGTCACTTTCAAAATACGTACTCGTCAAATCATACAGCAGTACATCGTACTTCGCCCCAAAGAGCTTGCCCCACTTCTCCTTTAAATAGGCAAACAGCTCGTCCCGATGCTCAAGCAACAAATCCAAACAACGATACGCCTTGTCCTTCTGCGCCAGGGAATAATCCTCTCCCAGCAGATCGCCTATTGCGCTCCGCACGTACCACTCACGGTGAAAACGAAATTCGCTTCCCGGATCGATCAACCGGTAACAGACAAGCGCCTTCAGCATATTCAACCAGCTTGTCCCCTTCCGGCTTGACGGCAGACGCATCCTCCAGAATGTGTCCAGTTCCAGCATATTCCATACATACAATCCCAACCAGCTTGCTCCCCACTCCCGTGGATGGCGCAGCTCTATTTTGTCCAACCTCACCCGAACGGTCTCACCATCCGGTATCGGCATGGCTTCCCGGTCGTCCGGGGAAACAACACCAGTTGTCTTGGCCTGGGTTCTTTACCCGACACCGCCTCTATCGTCCGAATCCACCCAGCCCGTTGATTGTCATTGGGTTCTCCCAAATAGAGAACCTGCCGCTGCACCACCCTTCTTCCGGTAACCCGGCGGTTCTCCACCACACTCCAATACCGGTGGGTTTTCCCATCCTTCGTTCGTGTCTTTTCCCGGAGAAACATGCGAGCATTTTCGCACTTCCTCCTGCATGCGTCAAGAGGGTAGGTCGGCACTACAAGCCGTTTTGAAAATTCACCCCTTGAATATCACGGGTTTCCTGGCGACTCTTGCCCAAAAATAAACTTTTTTGGACGCGAATTGCGAAAGTCGGGCTAATCCAGAAAGACAACAGAAGCTCCATCGAAACTGGAACAAAGAACTATCCTTAAATTGATGGATATCCTGCGACAGCCAGCAACTGATTACGGTTTTGCCTCTGATCTTTGGACTGGGCCTCGTGTACGAATTCTTATACGAAATAAGTTCGGCGTAAAGATGCACAGGGATTATATGCCGAGATTTTTGAGAAGATTGGGGTTTGTGCGTAAAAGCCCTGAGAGGCGAGCGCTGGAACAAGATATTAAGGAAGTCCGAAGATGGAAAAGACATGAACTCCCCAAGATTACATGCTCTGCTTCTCAATCCAAGGGAATAATCCTTTATGGAGATGAGAGTGTTTTCAAGCCGATTCCTCATGTGGGAAAAACATGGCCTTTTCCCGATGTTAAACCAATTGTTCGTGTCCTTGGCAAAAAAAGGCATTTACGTTGCAGTTACTTCTGCTGTTATACTCAGGATGTTCATAAAATGTGATTTTAGATTGATAGATTTACAAGGAACGATATAATTTTCAGTGCGCGAGATTATTTTACAGAACCTTCCCGTGAGGAGAGTATGATAAAAATAACGTTTACTGAAGAAGCGACACAAGCATTAAATTGTGAACGGTATCACCATCCCCATCCATGAGTGCAACGAAAGATGGAAGCCTTATGGCTCAAAAGTCAAGGTGAGCCGCATAACAAAATAGCACAATTAACCGGAGTTTCAATTAATGTTGTTACCCAGTACCTCAGAGAATACGAAGCTGGAGGCATAGAGAAATTAAAAGAGATCAATTTTTATCGTCCTGAAAGTAAACTGATTGAGTATAAACAAACGATTGAAGATTCCTTTCGAGAACAACCACCCGCAACGATCAAAGAGGCTATGAGTGCAATAGAAGAGCTAACCAGGCTCAAGCGCAGTGAAAAACAAGTAACCTAAATTCTGCAAATGATTTTCGCGTAGCGAAAATCGGCCTTCCATAATACCTTTGCTATGCAAAAATCAGTGATAGACTTCAATATTTGACGGTTTGCGGAGTTACCCGGGGCGGCATGGCAGACGATAAGAATCTGGAAATAGCCCTGCCAAAACCATTCTGAGCAACAAAAACCGGGATGGAGACAGACCATCCTCCCCTGCTGCATTCTGAGCACCCAAAATATCTGGAGTCAAAGACAAGAATTGCTTTCTAGCCGAACACCACACTCAGCGACATGCCTTCCCACGCCCGCCATTCTTCCTGATGAAGAAACTTCTCCGGTAACTTTAAGGTCAATTGCCTGCTGCCCTTTGTCAATTTCCCTGCAACACGAATCAACCACAACCGCATCGTCTTTACTTCCCACTGCTGCACCAATCCTCCGGTGAGCAGCGCCATCCACTTCAAGAGGTTATACGCCAACACCGCACACTGAAATAACGCCGCATTTGCCAGAAACTCACCCGTGCGCAGATGACCCGCATTCATCTGACTCTTACA from Candidatus Brocadia sp. includes these protein-coding regions:
- a CDS encoding helix-turn-helix domain-containing protein, producing the protein MRMTAVRMVKRGIRVEDIAEGMRLNRSTVFGWLQKYRQHGLNPTFAIRGVCNPLSQGNQGVM